In Rhodothermus marinus DSM 4252, a single genomic region encodes these proteins:
- the cyoE gene encoding heme o synthase, whose protein sequence is MTDQPRSLLAALPLSAERRVQLQACWELTKPEITFQVTLSALAGYLLGCPEGLNGWHLLGTLTGTGLTAAGVGALNHYLERDYDAAMRRTARRPLPSGRVSPTTARYLGMLLVFAGVGLLCPVANALTAALAIATVLLYLYVYTPLKRRTKYNTLIGTIPGALPALGGWTAATNNLDVGGWTLFAILAVWQMPHFLSLAWMYRKDYERAHYRMLPVVEPDGRSTAWQTLGFTALLLPLGVTPYLVGVAGPVYLVGSILLGLYFLRPAVAFFRTRHVQDARRVLIASVVYIPALTGLIVLDWLLR, encoded by the coding sequence ATGACCGATCAGCCGCGTTCCCTGCTGGCCGCCCTGCCGCTTTCGGCCGAGCGACGCGTGCAGCTCCAGGCCTGCTGGGAGCTGACCAAGCCGGAGATCACCTTCCAGGTGACGCTCTCGGCGCTGGCCGGCTATCTGCTGGGCTGCCCGGAGGGACTGAACGGCTGGCACCTGCTGGGCACGCTGACCGGTACCGGTCTGACGGCGGCCGGCGTCGGCGCACTGAACCACTACCTGGAGCGGGACTACGACGCGGCCATGCGCCGGACGGCCCGCCGGCCGCTGCCTTCCGGACGCGTCTCGCCCACCACGGCCCGCTATCTGGGCATGCTGCTGGTCTTTGCCGGGGTGGGCCTGCTCTGCCCGGTGGCCAATGCGCTGACGGCCGCGCTGGCCATCGCCACCGTGTTGCTCTACCTGTACGTGTACACCCCGCTGAAGCGTCGCACGAAATACAACACGCTGATCGGCACGATTCCGGGCGCCCTGCCCGCGCTGGGCGGCTGGACGGCCGCCACGAACAACCTGGACGTGGGCGGCTGGACGCTCTTTGCCATCCTGGCCGTCTGGCAGATGCCCCACTTCCTGTCGCTGGCCTGGATGTACCGCAAAGACTACGAGCGCGCCCACTACCGGATGCTGCCCGTCGTGGAGCCCGACGGCCGCTCGACGGCCTGGCAGACGCTTGGCTTTACGGCGCTATTGCTGCCGCTGGGCGTCACGCCCTACTTGGTGGGCGTGGCCGGTCCGGTCTATCTGGTCGGCTCCATCCTGCTGGGGCTTTACTTCCTGCGGCCGGCTGTGGCTTTCTTCCGGACGCGCCACGTGCAGGACGCCCGCCGCGTGCTGATCGCGTCGGTGGTGTACATCCCGGCCCTGACGGGCCTGATCGTGCTGGACTGGCTGCTGCGCTGA
- a CDS encoding ABC transporter ATP-binding protein, with protein MSEAAVEIEALTFRYGSRLALRSLSLRIPSGCCFGLLGPNGSGKTTLMRLLATLLQPAEGRLRVCGHDTVAAPGAVRRCLGVVFQQPALDGDLTVEENLRLHGAFYGLRGEPLRNRIDELLTRFGLQERRHEPVRRLSGGQQRRVDLIRGLLHHPRVLLLDEPTTGLDPLARHAFWQTLRQLRQTDRLTLIVATHLLEEAELCDEVALLDEGRLVAAGAPDALARALGDEVLWLETSEPEAVAAFVQTHFGVEARAIGAAVRVAAPDAHALLPRLYEALGDRLRSATVRRPTLEDVFLVHTGHHLHASPESFTAPVS; from the coding sequence ATGTCCGAAGCTGCTGTCGAAATCGAAGCGCTCACGTTTCGCTACGGCTCCCGCCTCGCCCTTCGATCGCTCTCGCTCCGCATTCCTTCCGGTTGTTGCTTCGGGCTGCTGGGCCCTAACGGTAGCGGCAAGACCACCCTGATGCGGCTGCTGGCCACGCTGCTGCAACCCGCGGAAGGCCGCCTGCGGGTATGCGGTCACGACACGGTGGCGGCACCCGGGGCGGTTCGCCGCTGCCTGGGCGTGGTCTTCCAGCAACCGGCGCTCGACGGCGACCTGACCGTAGAGGAAAACCTGCGGCTGCACGGCGCCTTCTACGGCCTGCGGGGTGAGCCGCTCCGAAATCGCATCGACGAGCTGCTGACGCGCTTCGGTCTGCAGGAGCGACGGCACGAGCCGGTACGGCGTCTGTCGGGCGGCCAGCAACGCCGCGTCGATCTGATACGGGGTCTGCTGCACCACCCCCGTGTGCTGCTGCTCGATGAGCCCACGACCGGGCTGGATCCGCTGGCGCGCCATGCCTTCTGGCAAACGCTCCGCCAGTTGCGCCAGACGGACCGGCTGACGCTGATCGTGGCCACGCACCTGCTGGAAGAAGCCGAGTTGTGCGACGAAGTCGCGCTACTCGACGAGGGCCGCCTGGTCGCTGCCGGAGCCCCCGATGCGCTAGCCCGGGCCCTCGGCGACGAGGTGCTCTGGCTGGAAACGTCCGAACCCGAAGCCGTTGCGGCCTTCGTTCAGACCCACTTCGGCGTCGAGGCCCGCGCGATCGGCGCCGCGGTGCGCGTGGCCGCCCCCGACGCGCATGCCCTGCTCCCGCGCCTCTACGAAGCACTGGGTGATCGGCTGCGGAGCGCGACCGTGCGGCGTCCCACGCTCGAAGACGTATTTCTGGTGCACACGGGCCATCATCTGCACGCTTCGCCAGAATCCTTTACGGCACCGGTCTCATGA
- a CDS encoding ABC transporter permease, which translates to MNATLLTIRMLWWRELVKFVRDRARLFGALAQPLGFWLLLGLGFHGSIRLAGPSAPGSYLAYLLPGIVVLTILFTAIFSTMAIVEERRSGLLQAALVAPVPRTALVLGYGLGGTTLALLEAVLLLGLLPFVNGVHLTPSGLALTLGVSVLTGLAFAVLGFVVAWHAASTRGYHAVMNVALLPLWALSGAVFPIEGAAPVLQALMRLNPVTYMVSALRQGLFGPGAAGAVGTPAACLLITLLFTVALLLLAVRTVRRPLPRT; encoded by the coding sequence ATGAACGCCACGCTGCTGACCATCCGGATGCTCTGGTGGCGCGAGCTGGTCAAGTTCGTACGGGATCGCGCCCGACTCTTCGGCGCCCTAGCGCAACCGCTCGGCTTCTGGCTGCTGCTGGGTCTGGGCTTTCACGGATCGATCCGGCTGGCGGGGCCGTCCGCGCCGGGCTCCTATCTGGCCTACCTGCTGCCGGGCATCGTGGTGCTGACGATCCTGTTCACGGCCATTTTCTCCACCATGGCCATCGTCGAGGAGCGGCGGAGTGGCCTGCTGCAGGCCGCGCTGGTAGCTCCCGTCCCCCGTACGGCTCTGGTGCTCGGCTACGGCCTGGGCGGCACGACGCTGGCATTGCTGGAAGCAGTACTGTTGCTGGGCCTGCTTCCTTTCGTTAACGGCGTCCACCTGACCCCATCCGGACTGGCGCTCACGCTGGGCGTCAGCGTGCTGACAGGACTGGCCTTTGCCGTGCTGGGCTTTGTGGTGGCCTGGCATGCGGCCTCCACGCGCGGCTACCACGCCGTAATGAACGTGGCCTTGCTGCCGCTCTGGGCCCTTTCGGGCGCCGTCTTTCCGATCGAAGGCGCCGCCCCGGTGCTGCAGGCGCTCATGCGCCTCAACCCCGTCACCTACATGGTCAGCGCCCTGCGGCAGGGCCTGTTCGGTCCGGGCGCCGCCGGTGCAGTGGGTACGCCCGCAGCCTGTCTGCTTATCACGCTGTTGTTCACCGTCGCGCTGCTCCTGCTGGCCGTACGCACCGTACGCCGCCCACTTCCGCGCACCTGA
- a CDS encoding amidohydrolase family protein → MKICSVVGLLLWGVLACRAQPTPEPITAFVHVNVLPMDRDTVLRNQTVLVRGTRIVAVGPAASVEIPEGARQIDGTGRYLMPGLAEMHGHVPGGNAPAQYVEDVMWLYVANGVTTVRGMLGDPAQLDLRTRINRGELVGPTLYLAGPPFSGNSVTLPAQAVEMVRRQKAEGWDLLKVLPGLSREVYDAMARTAHEVGIRFAGHVPEAVGLRHALEMGQETFDHLDGFIAYLDAFDRPIDEARLQEIVRLTREAQAWVVPTMALWEVLMGVLDLETVQAYDELRYMPPEIVERWIEAHRRRLADPQLDREAARRHIANRMRLLKALADGGVGILFGTDSPQQFSVPGFSVYREIERMEAAGLTPYQILRAATYNVGRYFQRHDSFGVVGIGHRADLILLEGNPLEDLNHLKQKVGVMVRGRWVPASELRAKLDEIAARYAR, encoded by the coding sequence ATGAAGATCTGCAGCGTGGTGGGGCTGCTGCTCTGGGGCGTGCTGGCCTGCCGGGCCCAGCCGACGCCCGAGCCGATCACGGCGTTCGTGCACGTGAACGTGCTCCCGATGGATCGCGACACGGTGCTGCGCAATCAGACCGTGCTGGTGCGGGGTACGCGTATCGTGGCCGTGGGACCGGCCGCTTCCGTGGAAATCCCCGAAGGCGCCCGTCAGATCGATGGCACGGGCCGCTACCTGATGCCGGGACTGGCCGAAATGCACGGACACGTCCCCGGCGGTAACGCACCGGCGCAGTACGTCGAGGACGTGATGTGGCTCTACGTGGCCAACGGGGTAACGACGGTGCGCGGCATGCTGGGCGATCCGGCGCAGCTCGACCTGCGGACGCGCATCAACCGGGGCGAGCTGGTCGGTCCCACGCTGTATCTGGCCGGGCCACCTTTCAGTGGCAATTCGGTCACCTTGCCAGCGCAGGCCGTGGAAATGGTGCGTCGCCAGAAGGCCGAAGGGTGGGATCTCTTGAAAGTGCTGCCGGGCCTGAGTCGGGAGGTCTACGACGCCATGGCGCGTACGGCGCACGAAGTAGGGATTCGCTTTGCCGGACACGTGCCCGAGGCCGTCGGACTCCGGCATGCGCTGGAGATGGGGCAGGAAACGTTCGATCACCTGGACGGCTTCATCGCCTACCTGGACGCGTTCGACAGACCGATCGACGAGGCCCGCCTGCAGGAGATCGTCCGCCTGACACGCGAGGCGCAGGCCTGGGTGGTGCCGACCATGGCGCTCTGGGAAGTGCTGATGGGGGTGCTGGATCTGGAAACGGTTCAGGCCTACGACGAATTGCGCTACATGCCGCCGGAGATCGTCGAACGCTGGATCGAGGCGCACAGGCGGCGGCTGGCCGATCCACAGCTCGACCGCGAGGCGGCCCGCCGGCACATCGCCAACCGCATGCGGCTGCTCAAGGCGCTGGCCGACGGTGGCGTGGGCATTCTGTTCGGCACCGACTCGCCGCAGCAGTTCAGCGTGCCGGGCTTCTCGGTGTATCGCGAGATCGAACGCATGGAGGCGGCCGGGCTGACACCCTACCAGATCCTGCGCGCGGCCACCTACAACGTCGGCCGCTACTTCCAGCGGCACGACAGCTTCGGCGTGGTGGGCATCGGACACCGGGCCGACCTGATCCTGCTGGAGGGCAACCCGCTCGAAGATCTGAACCACCTGAAGCAGAAAGTGGGCGTCATGGTACGGGGCCGCTGGGTGCCCGCTTCGGAGCTGCGGGCGAAACTGGATGAGATCGCCGCCCGCTACGCCCGATAA
- a CDS encoding histidine kinase dimerization/phospho-acceptor domain-containing protein — protein sequence METEKSSGVILLVVEGPAPESIVEALAAAGWEVRSCSPGELADSLEQEAVRGVVVRVGPEAEGGCLQTLWKAHAAVALPVLLLTEAEPVRLAAALAHTGWLTAAAPDQRETVQRWAQQLAASAATPAAERLRQVRQELSRLNHDLKNPLAIISGNAQFLHELIRLRGGDAELEGPVADIEEACRQLHALLQRLVALRDTLPG from the coding sequence ATGGAAACCGAAAAATCATCCGGTGTGATCTTGCTGGTCGTCGAAGGACCGGCGCCCGAATCGATCGTCGAAGCGCTGGCGGCGGCCGGCTGGGAGGTTCGCTCGTGCAGCCCTGGAGAACTGGCCGACAGTCTGGAGCAGGAGGCAGTACGCGGGGTGGTCGTCCGGGTCGGCCCGGAGGCGGAGGGGGGCTGTCTGCAGACGTTGTGGAAGGCGCACGCAGCGGTCGCGCTCCCTGTGTTGCTGCTGACCGAGGCCGAGCCGGTGCGTCTGGCAGCGGCGCTGGCGCACACGGGCTGGCTGACGGCTGCCGCGCCCGATCAACGCGAAACGGTGCAGCGCTGGGCGCAGCAACTGGCTGCCTCCGCCGCCACCCCGGCGGCCGAGCGGTTGCGCCAGGTGCGGCAGGAGCTGTCGCGCCTCAACCACGATCTGAAAAACCCGCTGGCCATCATTTCGGGCAACGCGCAGTTCCTGCACGAGCTGATCCGTCTTCGCGGCGGCGATGCCGAGCTGGAAGGCCCCGTGGCCGACATCGAAGAAGCCTGCCGCCAGCTCCACGCCCTGTTGCAACGCCTGGTCGCCCTGCGCGACACGTTGCCGGGGTGA
- a CDS encoding MBL fold metallo-hydrolase, which yields MPRIGPYTLYTVETGRFRLDGGAMFGIIPKPLWERYAPADERNRILLNMRCLLLEGDGRLILIDNGIGDKFDAKFRDIYAVDHDYAELHRSLGRLGFSAADVTDVILTHLHFDHCGGSTRRVGDRLEVAFPNATFYVQRRHWEWARNPNLRERASFLPENLEPLEASGQLRLLEGPGEVLPGITVEVVNGHTEAQQIVRIDGPEGTLVFVADLIPTTAHMRPVWNMGYDIRPLVTIDEKLAFLERAEANGWHLFFEHDPEVAVVSLHRTEREVAAVHPRPLAELF from the coding sequence ATGCCGCGCATTGGACCCTACACGCTTTACACGGTGGAGACCGGGCGCTTTCGGCTCGATGGTGGCGCCATGTTCGGCATCATCCCCAAACCGCTGTGGGAACGCTATGCGCCGGCCGACGAGCGCAACCGCATCCTGCTGAACATGCGCTGTCTGCTGCTCGAAGGCGACGGTCGTCTGATTCTGATCGACAACGGCATCGGGGATAAGTTCGATGCCAAGTTCCGGGACATCTACGCCGTCGATCACGACTACGCCGAGCTGCATCGTTCGCTCGGGCGGCTCGGCTTTTCGGCCGCGGACGTGACCGATGTGATCCTGACGCACCTGCACTTCGATCATTGCGGGGGCAGCACGCGGCGGGTGGGCGATCGGCTGGAGGTCGCTTTTCCTAACGCCACGTTCTACGTGCAGCGGCGCCACTGGGAGTGGGCCCGAAACCCGAATCTGCGCGAGCGGGCATCGTTTTTGCCTGAAAATCTGGAGCCGCTGGAAGCTTCCGGACAGCTCCGGCTGCTGGAGGGACCGGGCGAAGTGCTTCCGGGCATCACCGTGGAGGTCGTGAACGGACATACCGAGGCGCAGCAGATCGTGCGTATCGACGGGCCGGAGGGGACGCTCGTCTTCGTGGCCGATCTGATTCCCACGACGGCGCACATGCGGCCGGTCTGGAACATGGGCTACGACATCCGGCCGCTGGTGACCATCGACGAGAAGCTGGCCTTTCTGGAGCGGGCCGAAGCCAACGGCTGGCACCTGTTTTTCGAGCACGATCCCGAGGTGGCGGTCGTCAGCCTCCATCGGACGGAGCGGGAAGTGGCGGCAGTACATCCTCGTCCGCTGGCCGAACTCTTCTGA
- a CDS encoding LON peptidase substrate-binding domain-containing protein, with amino-acid sequence MRIERLPLFPLEVVLYPGEQLPLHIFEPRYRRLVTRCLEEDRPFGIVLAEASKLAQVGSLARITRVLARYGDGRMDILVTGEDRFRIVQLYSDEPYLTADVERIVEPWEVPERALRERLITQHMRLLELVGRTVRPSLYENVRYLSYVIAPNAGLTVQQQQEVLELLTENERVAYLVSHLERLLPQVEQMEAVRRRVQSNGHFPEGHSSSSSK; translated from the coding sequence ATGCGGATCGAACGCTTACCGCTTTTTCCACTGGAGGTGGTGCTGTATCCCGGCGAGCAGCTCCCGTTGCACATTTTCGAGCCCCGCTACCGCAGGCTGGTGACGCGTTGTCTGGAAGAGGACCGGCCGTTCGGCATCGTGCTGGCCGAAGCCAGCAAGCTGGCCCAGGTGGGGTCGCTGGCCCGCATCACGCGCGTGCTGGCCCGCTACGGCGACGGCCGCATGGACATCCTGGTGACCGGAGAAGATCGCTTTCGGATCGTGCAGCTCTACTCCGACGAGCCCTACCTGACGGCCGACGTCGAGCGCATCGTCGAACCCTGGGAGGTTCCGGAGCGTGCGTTGCGCGAGCGGCTGATCACCCAGCACATGCGGCTGCTGGAGCTGGTCGGCCGCACCGTACGCCCCTCGCTTTACGAGAACGTGCGCTATCTGTCGTACGTGATCGCGCCGAACGCCGGACTGACCGTGCAGCAGCAACAGGAGGTGCTGGAACTGCTCACAGAAAACGAGCGCGTGGCGTATCTTGTATCGCACCTGGAGCGGCTCTTGCCGCAGGTCGAGCAGATGGAGGCCGTGCGGCGACGTGTGCAGTCGAACGGCCATTTTCCTGAGGGGCATTCATCCAGTTCTTCAAAGTAA
- the nadA gene encoding quinolinate synthase NadA: MAEPVVLDPEIGYVDVPIDPSLDLIAEINRLRKEKNAIILAHYYQEPIIQDLADYIGDSLGLSRKAAETDADLIVFAGVHFMAETAKILNPDKKVVIPDLNAGCSLADSCPADAFAAFKAQYPDHIVVSYINCSAAVKALSDIICTSSNAEHIIRQIPPEQPIIFAPDRNLGRYLIRKTGRDMVLWDGVCIVHETFSEKKILQLKARYPDALVLAHPECEEAVLQHADFIGSTSAIRRFARESPHTTFIVATEEGILHQMRKDCPEKTFIPAPPDNGCNCSQCPHMRLHTLEKLYLALRYEQPEITMDEELRQRALRPILRMLEMSRDIR; encoded by the coding sequence ATGGCCGAGCCGGTGGTACTGGATCCGGAGATTGGCTACGTCGATGTGCCCATCGATCCATCGCTGGATCTGATCGCGGAGATCAACCGCCTCCGGAAGGAGAAAAACGCCATCATCCTGGCCCACTACTATCAGGAGCCGATCATCCAGGACCTGGCCGACTACATCGGCGACTCGCTGGGGCTGTCGCGCAAGGCGGCCGAGACCGACGCCGATCTGATCGTCTTTGCCGGGGTCCACTTCATGGCCGAGACGGCCAAAATCCTCAACCCCGACAAAAAAGTGGTCATTCCGGATCTGAACGCCGGCTGCTCGCTGGCCGATAGTTGCCCGGCCGATGCGTTTGCCGCATTCAAAGCACAGTATCCGGATCACATCGTCGTGTCCTACATCAACTGCTCGGCGGCCGTCAAAGCGCTCAGCGACATCATCTGCACCTCGTCCAACGCCGAGCACATCATCCGCCAGATTCCGCCCGAGCAGCCCATTATTTTCGCGCCGGATCGCAACCTGGGGCGCTACCTGATCCGCAAGACCGGCCGCGACATGGTGCTCTGGGACGGCGTCTGCATCGTGCACGAGACCTTCAGCGAGAAGAAGATCCTGCAGCTCAAGGCGCGTTATCCGGACGCGCTGGTGCTGGCCCATCCCGAGTGCGAGGAGGCCGTGCTGCAACACGCCGACTTCATCGGCTCGACCTCGGCCATTCGCCGCTTTGCCCGCGAGAGTCCGCACACCACGTTCATCGTGGCGACCGAGGAGGGTATTCTGCACCAGATGCGCAAGGATTGCCCGGAAAAAACCTTCATTCCGGCACCGCCCGACAACGGCTGCAACTGCAGCCAGTGCCCGCACATGCGCCTGCACACGCTCGAAAAGCTCTACCTGGCCCTGCGCTACGAGCAGCCCGAGATCACGATGGACGAGGAGCTGCGCCAGCGGGCACTCCGGCCGATCCTGCGCATGCTGGAGATGAGCCGTGACATTCGGTAG
- a CDS encoding ABC transporter ATP-binding protein produces the protein MPLLEVIDLWKSYPTGAGGRLQVLQGLELTVEPGEVVAIVGESGTGKSTLLHLLGALDRPDRGEVRYEGRNIFELDDEALATFRNRTIGFVFQFHHLLPEFTALENVAMPALIQGRTLREARPRALELLKLLGLADRADHRPSMLSGGEQQRVAVARALMNRPAVVLADEPTGNLDVRTAETLHHEILRLSREVGQTFVIATHNLALAALADRVLRLEQGRLVPESIPS, from the coding sequence ATGCCTCTGCTCGAAGTCATCGATCTGTGGAAGAGCTACCCGACCGGCGCGGGCGGCCGGCTGCAGGTGCTCCAGGGACTGGAGCTGACCGTCGAGCCCGGCGAGGTGGTGGCCATCGTGGGCGAAAGTGGCACGGGCAAAAGTACGCTGCTGCACCTGCTGGGCGCGCTGGACCGACCGGACCGCGGCGAGGTGCGCTACGAGGGCCGCAACATCTTCGAGCTGGACGACGAGGCGCTGGCCACGTTTCGCAACCGCACGATCGGCTTCGTTTTTCAGTTTCACCATCTGCTTCCGGAGTTTACGGCGCTGGAGAACGTGGCCATGCCGGCGCTCATCCAGGGCCGCACGCTTCGCGAAGCCCGTCCCCGTGCGCTGGAACTGCTGAAGCTGCTCGGTCTGGCCGACCGCGCCGACCACCGGCCTTCCATGCTCTCGGGCGGCGAGCAGCAACGCGTGGCCGTGGCGCGTGCGCTCATGAACCGGCCGGCCGTCGTGCTGGCCGACGAGCCCACCGGCAACCTCGACGTGCGCACCGCCGAAACGCTCCACCACGAAATCCTCCGGCTGAGCCGCGAAGTGGGCCAGACCTTCGTCATCGCCACACACAACCTGGCGCTGGCGGCGCTGGCCGACCGGGTCCTTCGGCTGGAGCAGGGCCGCCTTGTGCCCGAGTCGATCCCTTCCTGA
- a CDS encoding sigma-54-dependent transcriptional regulator yields the protein MAATILVVDDERSIRRTLREILEYEGYAVEEAADGDEALEKLREGRYDLVLLDIKMPRRDGMEVLRTLAAEQPELPVVMISGHGTIETAVEATRLGAFDFIEKPPDLNRLLLTVRNALERGQLQTENRRIRQVLTERWEGELTPILGESPAIKRVIETIHRVAPTEARVLITGEPGTGKELVARWIHHLSGRKDGPMVEVNCAAIPSELIESELFGHEKGAFTGATRLRIGKFEQAHSGTLFLDEIGDMSLAAQAKVLRALQENRIQRVGGERSISVDVRVVAATNKDLWKLVEEGKFREDLYHRLSVILIEVPPLRERREDIPIIAQYALERLARRNGMPPKEFEPAALEQLKRYEWRGNVRELYNVVERLLILSDGPTITARDVQRYVHPGSTSGSGSLQELIERYPTFAEFRDAAEKLFLEHKLREFGWNVSKTAEAIGIQRSHLYNKLAKYGIQREA from the coding sequence ATGGCGGCAACCATCCTGGTCGTCGACGACGAGCGCAGCATCCGGCGCACGCTTCGCGAGATCCTGGAATATGAGGGATACGCCGTCGAGGAGGCCGCCGACGGCGACGAAGCGCTGGAAAAACTTCGCGAAGGGCGCTACGATCTGGTGCTGCTCGACATCAAAATGCCGCGGCGCGACGGCATGGAGGTGCTCCGTACGCTGGCGGCCGAGCAGCCCGAGTTGCCCGTCGTGATGATCTCAGGACACGGCACCATCGAGACGGCCGTCGAGGCCACCCGCCTGGGTGCCTTCGACTTTATCGAGAAGCCGCCGGATCTGAACCGCCTGCTGCTGACCGTCCGCAACGCGCTGGAGCGCGGCCAGCTCCAGACCGAAAACCGGCGCATCCGGCAGGTCCTGACCGAGCGCTGGGAGGGCGAGCTGACGCCCATCCTGGGGGAGAGTCCCGCCATCAAGCGCGTGATCGAGACGATCCATCGCGTGGCGCCCACCGAGGCCCGCGTGCTCATCACCGGCGAGCCCGGTACGGGCAAAGAACTGGTGGCCCGCTGGATTCATCACCTCTCCGGCCGTAAAGATGGCCCCATGGTGGAGGTCAACTGCGCGGCCATTCCGAGCGAACTGATCGAAAGCGAGCTGTTCGGGCACGAAAAGGGCGCCTTCACCGGTGCCACCCGACTTCGCATCGGCAAGTTCGAGCAGGCGCACAGCGGCACGCTCTTTCTCGACGAGATCGGCGACATGAGCCTGGCCGCGCAGGCCAAGGTGCTCCGGGCGCTGCAGGAGAACCGGATCCAGCGTGTGGGCGGCGAGCGCTCCATCTCGGTCGATGTGCGCGTGGTGGCCGCCACGAACAAAGACCTCTGGAAGCTCGTCGAGGAAGGCAAATTCCGCGAAGACCTCTATCACCGGCTGAGCGTCATCCTCATCGAGGTGCCGCCGCTCCGGGAGCGGCGCGAGGACATCCCAATCATCGCACAGTACGCGCTGGAACGGCTGGCCCGCCGCAACGGCATGCCGCCGAAGGAATTCGAGCCGGCCGCGCTGGAGCAACTCAAGCGCTACGAGTGGCGGGGCAACGTGCGCGAGCTGTACAACGTGGTCGAGCGCCTGCTCATCCTGAGCGACGGCCCCACCATCACGGCCCGCGACGTGCAGCGCTACGTGCATCCCGGAAGCACCTCGGGATCGGGGTCACTGCAGGAGCTGATCGAGCGCTACCCCACGTTCGCCGAATTCCGGGACGCGGCCGAGAAGCTGTTTCTGGAGCACAAGCTCCGGGAATTCGGCTGGAACGTCAGCAAGACGGCCGAGGCCATCGGCATTCAGCGCTCGCACCTGTACAACAAGCTCGCCAAGTACGGCATCCAGCGCGAAGCGTAA
- a CDS encoding tetratricopeptide repeat protein, which translates to MAVASRTATSKRKALREDTVVTLYARWLDFYHRYRKQLYAGLAAIAVAIFGIIGYSYYQRQQEQRAQQLLGEVLPLYEQGKYREALDGADGQSGLLALARDYGSTDAGNLARFYAADALYRLGEYDRALELWQAFDSDDPMLAAAALAGQAAVYENKGEHERAAELYRRAADRYDNPVVTPQYLLRAGRNYEAAGNLEAARRMYEAIRERYPESAQATEAEIALARIAARASQPS; encoded by the coding sequence ATGGCAGTCGCTTCACGTACGGCTACTTCGAAGCGCAAGGCGTTGCGCGAGGACACGGTTGTCACGCTCTATGCTCGCTGGCTGGACTTCTACCACCGCTATCGCAAACAGCTCTATGCGGGGCTGGCGGCCATTGCGGTAGCCATTTTCGGCATCATCGGTTATTCCTACTACCAGCGGCAGCAGGAGCAGCGGGCGCAGCAACTGCTGGGCGAGGTGCTTCCGCTCTATGAGCAGGGGAAGTACCGGGAAGCGCTGGACGGTGCCGACGGCCAATCCGGCCTGCTGGCGCTGGCGCGCGACTACGGGAGCACGGACGCGGGCAACCTGGCCCGCTTCTATGCGGCCGACGCGCTCTACCGGCTGGGGGAGTACGACCGGGCCCTCGAGCTGTGGCAGGCGTTCGACAGCGACGATCCGATGCTGGCGGCGGCTGCACTGGCCGGACAGGCCGCCGTCTATGAAAACAAAGGCGAGCACGAGCGGGCCGCCGAGCTGTACCGCCGGGCGGCCGACCGCTACGACAATCCGGTCGTGACGCCGCAGTACCTGCTCCGGGCCGGACGCAACTACGAGGCCGCTGGCAACCTGGAAGCAGCCCGGCGCATGTACGAGGCCATCCGCGAACGTTATCCGGAATCCGCACAGGCCACCGAGGCCGAGATCGCGCTGGCGCGTATCGCAGCGCGCGCTTCGCAACCGTCCTGA